One region of Algihabitans albus genomic DNA includes:
- a CDS encoding CmcJ/NvfI family oxidoreductase, whose protein sequence is MINQPLSSTQLETASIEASGAVVGSLNFIRRQDSKPVIHSAALTGDVPRFFFGTEERSVSLADMRPLARTLSLDRQGFTLQRRPTAVTDFYDDAAIAEVYIPEIEALLRNELGAGRVIVFDSTRRSDSQLGAANPDGRRGPATRVHVDYTITSGPQRLRDLLGEAEAQRLLGSDVRVAQVNVWRPIRGPVRRSPLALADAATIRAEDLIATDQVFPERTGEIYHLAYHPAQRWYYAPEMTPDELLLIKGWDSLDDGRARFTPHSAVVLQDVPKDAPPRESIEVRTLVVFD, encoded by the coding sequence GTGATCAATCAGCCCCTTTCCTCCACGCAGCTCGAGACCGCTTCCATCGAGGCTTCGGGAGCTGTCGTCGGCTCTCTCAATTTCATTCGGCGTCAGGACAGCAAGCCGGTCATTCACAGCGCCGCGCTGACCGGCGATGTACCGCGCTTCTTCTTCGGGACCGAAGAACGTTCGGTGTCTCTGGCGGACATGCGGCCGCTCGCTCGGACACTGTCTCTGGATCGCCAAGGCTTCACGCTCCAGCGCCGCCCGACCGCCGTGACGGACTTCTACGACGATGCGGCGATTGCGGAGGTCTACATCCCGGAGATCGAGGCTTTGCTGCGGAATGAACTGGGCGCCGGCCGGGTGATCGTCTTCGACAGCACGCGGCGCTCCGACAGCCAGCTCGGCGCCGCAAACCCCGACGGCCGGCGCGGTCCGGCAACCAGGGTTCATGTCGATTACACCATCACGAGCGGCCCGCAGCGGCTGCGCGATCTGCTCGGGGAGGCGGAAGCTCAACGTCTGCTCGGCAGCGACGTAAGGGTTGCCCAAGTCAACGTTTGGCGCCCGATCCGCGGCCCCGTGCGGCGCTCTCCCCTCGCCCTTGCCGACGCCGCGACGATCCGGGCCGAGGATCTGATCGCCACAGACCAAGTCTTCCCCGAGCGGACGGGCGAAATCTACCATCTCGCCTACCATCCGGCGCAGCGCTGGTACTACGCGCCCGAGATGACGCCCGACGAGCTGTTGCTGATCAAGGGCTGGGACAGCCTGGATGATGGGCGTGCCCGCTTCACACCTCACAGTGCCGTGGTGCTCCAGGACGTGCCGAAGGATGCTCCGCCGCGCGAGAGCATCGAGGTGCGCACGCTGGTGGTGTTCGACTAG
- a CDS encoding O-methyltransferase encodes MPSDSRIHITSAEPDPRPREDRPRTGREDRTDLCTPKLRAKLAGHLAEALAPAIAAIRDLEVEAVAEPLRAAVGDFQSLYDERPLTSNKGGMQFNDSLCFYLVARALAPRFVLESGSFQGHSAWLLRQALPEAEILSCDIDHSQLRHRAEGVMFHEGDWIGAELPTIDPARSLAWFDDHTDHCRRLAEAQARGFRHVLLDDNFPAENLYATGGPPIPTLAMALDPDLADGEDLVWRRRGKVYRYRFETKHTLDVASRIEKLVVLPDVTCITRYNPPSGMTYVRLKPLA; translated from the coding sequence ATGCCTAGCGATTCCCGTATTCATATCACGTCGGCAGAGCCCGACCCACGCCCACGCGAAGACCGTCCCCGGACCGGGCGGGAGGATCGGACCGACCTCTGCACGCCGAAGCTTCGGGCGAAGCTGGCGGGCCATCTCGCGGAAGCCCTGGCCCCCGCAATCGCCGCCATCCGGGATCTCGAGGTCGAAGCGGTCGCGGAACCGCTGCGGGCTGCCGTCGGGGACTTCCAAAGCCTCTACGACGAACGGCCGCTGACCAGCAACAAGGGGGGTATGCAGTTCAACGATTCGCTCTGCTTCTACTTGGTGGCGCGCGCTCTGGCGCCCCGCTTCGTGCTGGAGAGCGGCAGCTTTCAAGGCCATTCGGCCTGGCTGCTTCGGCAGGCACTGCCCGAGGCCGAGATTCTGTCCTGCGATATCGACCACAGCCAACTGCGCCACCGCGCCGAGGGCGTCATGTTCCATGAGGGCGACTGGATCGGCGCCGAACTCCCGACGATCGATCCGGCGAGATCGCTCGCTTGGTTCGACGACCATACGGACCACTGCCGCCGACTGGCCGAGGCGCAGGCGCGCGGGTTCCGTCACGTTCTGCTCGACGACAACTTTCCGGCCGAAAACCTTTATGCCACGGGCGGCCCCCCGATCCCGACCTTGGCCATGGCATTGGATCCGGATCTCGCCGACGGCGAGGACCTCGTCTGGAGACGTCGCGGTAAGGTCTACCGCTATCGATTTGAAACAAAACATACACTGGACGTAGCCTCACGGATCGAGAAGCTCGTGGTCTTGCCAGACGTGACTTGCATCACGCGCTATAATCCCCCCTCGGGGATGACCTACGTCCGCCTCAAGCCCCTCGCGTAA
- the bluB gene encoding 5,6-dimethylbenzimidazole synthase produces the protein MSAKSDRSSFEMPFGPDDAEALRRILIWRRDVRHFSRDPVEEPVLDRLRQAMDSAPSVGNARPWRVIRVEDAALRAAVRSEFARCNAEAAEAYDEARRAAYASLKLAGLEAAPIQLAVFTDIDPPEGHGLGRRTIPQTLRQSTAMAVHTLWLAARAENIGLGMVSILDPQEMERLFEAPPHWEFAAYLCIGYAAFDDDTPLLQRVGWQSSKPSSWQRR, from the coding sequence GTGTCAGCGAAATCGGATCGTTCCAGCTTCGAGATGCCCTTCGGTCCCGACGACGCGGAGGCGCTTCGGCGCATCCTGATCTGGCGGCGCGACGTGCGTCATTTCTCGCGGGACCCGGTCGAGGAGCCCGTTCTCGATCGCTTGCGCCAGGCGATGGACTCTGCGCCCTCGGTCGGTAACGCCAGGCCTTGGCGCGTGATCCGCGTGGAGGATGCCGCACTGCGCGCGGCTGTCCGCAGCGAATTCGCCCGCTGCAATGCCGAGGCGGCCGAAGCTTACGACGAGGCCCGCAGGGCCGCCTATGCAAGTCTGAAGCTGGCCGGGCTCGAGGCGGCGCCGATCCAGCTTGCGGTCTTTACCGACATCGACCCGCCGGAGGGTCACGGTCTGGGGCGGCGGACGATCCCTCAGACGCTTCGGCAGTCCACCGCCATGGCGGTGCACACCCTCTGGCTCGCGGCGCGGGCGGAGAACATCGGCCTGGGCATGGTCTCGATCCTCGATCCGCAGGAGATGGAAAGACTGTTCGAGGCACCGCCGCACTGGGAATTCGCCGCCTACCTTTGCATCGGTTACGCCGCCTTCGACGACGATACGCCTTTGTTGCAGCGCGTGGGCTGGCAATCCTCCAAGCCTTCAAGCTGGCAGAGGCGTTGA
- a CDS encoding TRAP transporter permease encodes MTDAGSEGLRPTAAQPRFILRIVAVVGIALSLFQLYSAGIQPIGLFYLRPIHLGFILVLCFLMFPVTGLYRARGLGGWLIDGPLIVCGILVGLWVPLNIDIIATAIVPRQIDVIIGIVTTLVVLEAARRAVGLVMTLIGATALFYAMAGQRGALPGFGEWLPGILAHRGYSIDRLSSQMTLGAEGIFGLPLGVAATFVFVFVLFGAFLEVTGAGRFFIDLAYAATGRQRGGPAKAAVIASAGMGSISGSAIANVVTTGAFTIPLMKRLGYRPAQAGGVEAAASTGGQIMPPLMGAGAFLMSEFTQIPYLQIVLVSIFPAFLYFGTVYLLVHLAAVKQGMRGLPASELMRVREVLAGGWHFLVPLLALIGLLISGYSPLRVGFYAIIAVIAAAAGRALWDFLVTRPRDGEAASLAGLQALLGSGVRLTLQALELGARNAVAVSLACAVAGIIVGVVGLTGLGLKFSAMMIAFSGGNLLLALVLVAIASLILGMGLPVTAAYIVLVILVGPALSEEFGMAILIAHLVVFWYSQDSNVTPPVALAGFAGAAIAGSKPMATAFQAWKFAKGLYLIPLFMVYNEAIILGGPLPLLLWTGLVAILALVAFAAALESYLFAPLQLWQRLLLAGAAIALFWPDLTAEIAGVAVTAAILGLNFLAARRLPNEQPL; translated from the coding sequence ATGACCGACGCAGGCTCCGAAGGACTCCGCCCCACGGCGGCGCAGCCGCGGTTCATCTTGCGGATCGTCGCGGTGGTCGGCATCGCGCTGTCGCTGTTCCAACTCTATAGCGCCGGCATTCAGCCCATCGGCCTGTTCTACCTCCGCCCAATTCACCTGGGCTTCATCCTGGTGCTCTGTTTCCTGATGTTCCCGGTCACCGGGCTCTACCGCGCGCGCGGCTTGGGGGGCTGGCTGATCGACGGCCCGTTGATCGTCTGTGGGATCCTGGTGGGGCTATGGGTGCCACTCAACATCGACATCATCGCCACCGCCATCGTGCCCCGCCAGATCGACGTGATCATCGGGATCGTCACGACGCTGGTCGTGCTCGAGGCTGCGCGCCGCGCCGTCGGGCTGGTGATGACCCTGATCGGGGCCACGGCGCTGTTCTATGCCATGGCCGGCCAGCGCGGAGCGCTGCCCGGGTTCGGCGAGTGGCTGCCCGGCATCCTGGCCCATCGCGGTTATTCCATCGATCGGCTGTCGAGCCAGATGACCCTGGGGGCGGAGGGGATCTTCGGCCTGCCGCTGGGCGTCGCCGCGACCTTTGTCTTCGTGTTCGTGCTGTTCGGTGCCTTCCTGGAGGTCACCGGCGCGGGGCGCTTCTTCATCGACCTCGCCTATGCCGCCACCGGCCGCCAGCGCGGCGGCCCCGCCAAGGCCGCCGTCATCGCTTCGGCCGGTATGGGCTCGATTTCGGGTTCGGCCATCGCCAACGTGGTGACGACCGGCGCCTTCACCATCCCGCTGATGAAGCGTCTGGGCTATCGCCCGGCGCAGGCCGGCGGTGTCGAGGCCGCGGCTTCGACGGGCGGACAGATCATGCCGCCGCTCATGGGGGCCGGCGCGTTTCTCATGAGCGAGTTCACCCAGATTCCCTATCTCCAGATCGTTCTCGTCTCGATCTTTCCCGCCTTCCTCTATTTCGGCACGGTCTATCTGCTGGTGCACCTCGCGGCCGTGAAGCAAGGGATGCGCGGCCTGCCTGCCTCGGAGCTGATGCGAGTGCGCGAGGTCCTGGCGGGCGGCTGGCACTTCCTGGTGCCGCTCCTAGCCCTGATCGGCCTGCTGATCTCCGGCTATTCGCCGCTGCGCGTCGGCTTCTACGCCATCATCGCAGTGATCGCGGCGGCGGCGGGCAGGGCGCTCTGGGACTTCCTCGTCACGCGTCCGCGAGACGGAGAGGCGGCCAGTCTGGCGGGCTTGCAGGCGCTGCTGGGGTCAGGCGTCCGGCTGACGCTGCAAGCGCTCGAACTGGGCGCGCGCAACGCGGTGGCCGTGTCGCTGGCCTGCGCGGTCGCGGGCATCATCGTCGGCGTCGTCGGCCTGACCGGGCTGGGCCTCAAGTTCTCGGCCATGATGATCGCCTTCTCGGGCGGCAATCTGCTGCTGGCTCTGGTGCTGGTGGCGATCGCCAGCCTGATCCTCGGCATGGGGTTGCCGGTGACGGCGGCCTACATCGTGCTGGTGATCCTGGTCGGGCCCGCGCTGTCCGAAGAGTTCGGCATGGCGATCCTGATCGCGCATCTGGTTGTCTTCTGGTACAGCCAGGACTCGAACGTCACGCCACCCGTGGCGCTAGCGGGTTTCGCCGGCGCGGCCATCGCCGGATCGAAACCCATGGCGACGGCCTTTCAGGCCTGGAAGTTCGCCAAGGGCCTCTACCTGATTCCGCTTTTCATGGTCTACAACGAGGCCATCATCCTCGGCGGCCCGCTGCCGCTGTTGCTTTGGACCGGGCTGGTCGCGATTCTGGCGCTCGTCGCCTTCGCCGCCGCGCTCGAGAGCTATCTCTTCGCGCCGCTGCAGCTTTGGCAACGCCTTCTGCTCGCGGGCGCTGCAATAGCGTTGTTCTGGCCGGACCTGACAGCCGAGATCGCGGGCGTGGCCGTCACTGCGGCGATCCTGGGCTTGAACTTCTTGGCGGCGCGGCGTCTGCCCAACGAACAGCCTCTTTAG
- a CDS encoding FAD-dependent oxidoreductase, with protein sequence MADLSAAEPAANTSDPYKREAQIFPKLTQDQIARAEPFGTRQTLAKGDAVFTRGERGVDCFVILKGCIEIVDPAHGDEQVITIHGERNFTGELDLFNDRKILVSGRMGEDGEVLRLNRAQLKRLLTAEPEIGEIVTRALILRRMGLIQETQGGVVLVGPRRSRDTQRLERFLRRNGYPVRSLDTEGDGEAANFMKERGWDETRLPAVFGVLTEGLENPSTLDLAKQLGLFEEPDGSEACDVVVVGGGPSGLAAAVYAASEGLSTLVLEAEAPGGQAATSSKIENYLGFPTGISGQALAGRAQVQAQKFGAVISVPRRAVSLDCGSYPYAINTEDGGRFNARSVVIASGATYRSLDLDNLSDYEGFGIHYAATALEADLCGGEEVVVVGGGNSAGQAAVFLSRHAAHVHMLIRSGDLAASMSDYLVGRIDSSPRITLHRHTEITALSGSRYLETIAWRNRQSGEAQSHKISNLFLMIGAVPNTAWLGDCVLLDEKGFVCTGPAVTKDWPLERGPELLETSQPGVFAVGDVRANSVKRVASAVGEGSIAVQFLHRVLAEMASSSEAAKGRV encoded by the coding sequence ATGGCAGATCTGTCCGCCGCCGAGCCTGCCGCGAACACGAGCGACCCCTACAAGCGCGAGGCACAGATCTTTCCGAAGCTCACGCAGGACCAGATCGCCCGAGCCGAGCCCTTCGGCACGCGACAGACTCTCGCCAAGGGCGACGCCGTCTTTACGCGCGGCGAGCGGGGGGTCGACTGCTTCGTCATCCTCAAGGGCTGCATCGAGATCGTCGATCCTGCCCACGGTGACGAGCAGGTGATCACGATTCACGGGGAGCGGAACTTCACCGGCGAACTCGACCTCTTCAACGACCGCAAGATCCTGGTCAGCGGACGCATGGGGGAGGACGGGGAAGTCCTGAGGCTGAACCGCGCCCAGTTGAAGCGTCTGCTGACGGCAGAGCCCGAGATCGGTGAAATCGTGACACGGGCTCTCATCCTGCGGCGCATGGGCCTGATCCAGGAAACCCAAGGCGGCGTCGTTTTGGTCGGGCCGCGGCGCAGTCGTGATACCCAGCGCCTGGAACGCTTCTTGCGGCGGAACGGCTATCCGGTCCGCAGCCTCGATACCGAGGGCGATGGGGAAGCCGCCAACTTCATGAAGGAGCGGGGTTGGGATGAGACCCGCCTGCCGGCCGTCTTCGGCGTCCTGACCGAAGGCCTCGAGAATCCCTCAACGCTGGATCTGGCGAAACAGCTGGGGCTGTTCGAGGAACCCGACGGGTCGGAAGCCTGCGACGTCGTGGTGGTGGGTGGGGGACCCTCGGGTCTCGCCGCCGCGGTCTACGCAGCGTCCGAGGGCCTCAGCACCCTGGTACTGGAGGCCGAAGCGCCGGGCGGACAAGCCGCCACGAGCTCGAAGATCGAGAACTATCTTGGGTTCCCCACCGGGATTTCGGGCCAGGCCCTGGCCGGCCGCGCTCAAGTCCAGGCGCAGAAGTTCGGAGCCGTGATCTCGGTCCCGCGCCGGGCGGTCTCGCTCGACTGCGGCAGCTACCCCTATGCAATCAATACCGAGGACGGCGGGCGTTTCAACGCCCGCTCCGTCGTCATCGCCTCCGGCGCCACCTACCGCTCGCTCGATCTCGACAACCTGAGCGACTACGAGGGCTTCGGCATCCACTATGCGGCCACGGCGCTGGAGGCCGATCTCTGCGGCGGCGAAGAGGTCGTCGTCGTGGGCGGCGGCAACTCCGCCGGTCAGGCCGCCGTTTTCCTGTCGCGTCATGCGGCTCATGTGCACATGCTGATCCGCAGCGGCGATCTTGCCGCCAGTATGTCGGACTATCTGGTCGGCCGGATCGATTCTTCGCCGCGCATCACCCTGCACCGCCACACCGAAATCACCGCCTTGAGCGGCAGCCGCTACCTGGAGACCATCGCCTGGCGGAACCGCCAGAGCGGCGAAGCGCAGAGCCACAAGATCTCGAACCTCTTCCTGATGATCGGCGCCGTCCCAAACACGGCCTGGCTCGGCGACTGCGTCTTGCTCGACGAGAAGGGATTCGTCTGCACGGGTCCCGCCGTCACGAAAGACTGGCCGCTGGAGCGTGGACCCGAACTTCTCGAAACCAGCCAGCCGGGCGTTTTCGCGGTCGGCGATGTCCGCGCCAACTCGGTCAAACGGGTCGCCTCCGCGGTGGGGGAAGGGTCGATCGCCGTACAGTTCCTGCACCGCGTGCTGGCGGAGATGGCGAGTTCGTCCGAAGCGGCCAAGGGCAGAGTCTGA
- a CDS encoding PQQ-dependent sugar dehydrogenase, giving the protein MKMTGSLFGTAAAIALSAPILAATAQATVVVSEGEVPQIDDLRTSTVVSDLEHPWGMAWLPDGTILVTERPGRLRMIRDGALVEAEISGVPEVFAEGQGGLLDVAVHPDFSENRLIYLTYAQGTPDDNRTLIARAVLDDEALLDLEVIFEVEEQKPDTQHFGARLLWLPDGTLLASIGDGGNPPVEIEGELIRLRAQEVSSAFGKILRLNDDGSAPEDNPFLDGEGVAPFVWSYGHRNVQGMAIDPETGAVWVNEHGALAGDELNSIVRGANYGWPAATYSKDYAGATEISPHTSLPDMADPVLVWMDTQAPSGLVVYSGDVFPDWQGHLLSGSLAVGEIRKISLDDTNAVREEMSIPIGARVRDVRQGPDGHLYVLTDEEEGALLRIEPAS; this is encoded by the coding sequence ATGAAGATGACAGGGAGCCTTTTTGGTACTGCGGCCGCGATTGCGCTTTCAGCCCCGATCCTGGCCGCGACCGCACAGGCGACGGTGGTGGTTTCCGAAGGGGAGGTGCCGCAGATTGATGATCTTCGCACCTCGACCGTGGTGTCCGACTTGGAGCATCCGTGGGGTATGGCCTGGCTGCCGGACGGGACGATTCTCGTCACCGAACGGCCGGGCCGGCTGCGCATGATCCGTGACGGTGCCTTGGTGGAAGCGGAAATCTCCGGCGTTCCCGAGGTCTTCGCAGAAGGGCAGGGCGGTTTGCTCGACGTCGCCGTGCACCCCGATTTCTCGGAGAACCGTCTGATCTATCTGACCTATGCGCAGGGAACGCCGGACGACAACCGCACCCTGATCGCCCGGGCCGTGCTGGACGACGAGGCGCTGCTCGACCTCGAAGTCATCTTCGAAGTGGAGGAGCAAAAGCCCGACACGCAGCATTTCGGCGCACGGCTGCTCTGGCTGCCGGACGGCACACTGCTCGCCAGCATCGGCGACGGCGGCAATCCGCCGGTCGAGATCGAAGGCGAACTGATCCGACTGCGGGCGCAGGAGGTTTCCAGCGCGTTCGGCAAGATCCTTCGCCTCAACGACGACGGGTCGGCTCCCGAAGACAATCCCTTCCTCGACGGCGAGGGCGTTGCCCCCTTCGTCTGGAGCTATGGCCATCGCAACGTCCAGGGCATGGCGATCGACCCTGAAACCGGTGCCGTCTGGGTCAACGAACACGGCGCGCTGGCCGGGGACGAGCTCAACAGCATCGTGCGCGGCGCAAACTACGGCTGGCCGGCGGCGACCTATAGTAAGGACTACGCCGGCGCGACGGAAATCTCTCCCCACACCAGCCTTCCCGATATGGCCGATCCGGTGCTTGTCTGGATGGACACGCAGGCGCCCTCCGGCCTCGTCGTCTACAGCGGCGATGTCTTTCCGGACTGGCAGGGCCACCTTCTCTCCGGCAGCCTCGCCGTCGGGGAGATCCGTAAGATCAGCCTCGATGACACCAATGCCGTGCGCGAAGAAATGTCGATCCCGATCGGTGCGCGGGTCCGCGATGTCCGCCAAGGCCCCGACGGCCATCTCTACGTCCTGACCGACGAGGAGGAGGGCGCATTGCTACGCATCGAGCCGGCGAGCTGA
- a CDS encoding DUF1850 domain-containing protein, whose amino-acid sequence MTRLGAAAGAAALAATLGLTGTLALTERARADVLTARLQDGTEIARLEMPEGSGWCVVWRHSVDGFEVQDCYENRGGAMVLVKSLQPDFAAGLGHIPGRGVQRSDGQGGYLIEELDEPVPGNAYILRPGGPAVDHRLRTARAEVSLSRAAPRARVTLALTSE is encoded by the coding sequence GTGACACGGCTTGGGGCGGCGGCAGGAGCTGCCGCCCTAGCCGCTACCCTCGGCCTGACCGGCACACTCGCCCTGACGGAACGTGCAAGGGCCGACGTCTTGACGGCACGCTTGCAAGACGGGACGGAGATCGCCCGGCTGGAGATGCCCGAGGGCAGCGGCTGGTGCGTGGTCTGGCGCCACTCGGTCGACGGCTTCGAAGTTCAGGACTGCTATGAAAATCGGGGCGGCGCGATGGTGCTCGTAAAAAGCCTCCAGCCCGATTTCGCCGCCGGTCTGGGCCATATCCCGGGCCGGGGCGTTCAGCGCTCCGACGGGCAGGGGGGCTATCTGATCGAAGAGCTGGACGAACCGGTCCCCGGCAATGCCTATATCCTGCGGCCCGGGGGACCCGCGGTCGACCACCGGCTCCGTACGGCGCGCGCCGAGGTCTCGCTCAGCCGTGCCGCGCCCCGCGCGCGTGTCACCCTCGCGCTGACCTCCGAGTAG
- a CDS encoding MBL fold metallo-hydrolase RNA specificity domain-containing protein, with amino-acid sequence MTPIYGRGDAETCLTQIRTVDYDQWEDVGGGVRARYWNAGHILGSASIELEISTGNREQRLLRLLFSGDIGPDHKLFLPQPEAPENLDYVFCEATYGDRARPQVTVQQRRKVLAEEVNSALRRGGNLLIPSFAIERTQELLLDLSALMRKGKVPEVPIFLDSPLAIRATNVFTAHLRDLEDVPDDGNPFQSRNIRFTATVEESKAIARFNSGTIIMAASGMCDAGRIRHHLKRHLWRRDSTLLFTGYQAPGTLGNLLLQGKGTVRIHGEGVAVRADIRKIDVYSGHADQGELVAWAKRRLPLRRGLFLTHGEDGARAALRELLVDNGLSRRRIYLPQLDDAGDLLGDRGPRKRPGPHRLPPKVVGRTDWHNDYAQFLLDLRGALSKAGDDKTRAATLRRLRTSLKT; translated from the coding sequence GTGACACCCATCTACGGCCGCGGCGATGCCGAGACTTGCCTCACGCAGATCCGCACCGTCGATTACGATCAGTGGGAAGATGTCGGCGGGGGCGTGCGGGCGCGCTACTGGAATGCGGGACATATCCTCGGATCGGCCTCGATCGAACTGGAGATTTCAACCGGCAACCGCGAACAACGCCTGCTGCGCCTGCTGTTTTCCGGCGACATCGGACCTGACCACAAGCTGTTTCTCCCGCAGCCCGAAGCCCCCGAGAACCTGGATTACGTGTTCTGCGAAGCCACCTACGGCGACCGGGCGCGACCGCAGGTGACCGTACAGCAGCGCCGCAAGGTCCTGGCCGAAGAGGTCAATTCAGCGCTCCGGCGCGGCGGCAATCTGCTGATCCCGTCTTTTGCCATCGAAAGGACTCAGGAGCTGCTGCTGGACCTTTCGGCGCTTATGCGCAAGGGCAAGGTTCCGGAGGTGCCGATCTTTCTGGACTCGCCTCTAGCGATCCGTGCCACGAACGTCTTTACGGCGCATCTGAGGGACCTGGAGGACGTGCCGGACGACGGCAATCCCTTCCAGAGCCGCAACATCCGCTTCACCGCGACCGTTGAGGAAAGCAAGGCGATCGCCCGTTTCAATTCCGGCACCATCATCATGGCCGCAAGCGGGATGTGCGATGCCGGACGCATCCGCCATCATCTCAAACGCCATCTCTGGCGACGCGATTCGACCCTGCTTTTCACCGGATATCAGGCGCCGGGAACCCTGGGCAACTTGCTCCTACAAGGGAAAGGGACGGTCAGAATCCATGGTGAGGGAGTGGCCGTACGTGCCGATATCCGGAAGATCGACGTTTATTCGGGACATGCGGACCAAGGTGAACTCGTAGCCTGGGCCAAGCGTCGACTGCCGTTGCGCAGGGGGCTGTTCCTCACCCATGGCGAAGACGGAGCGCGCGCCGCGCTTCGAGAGCTCCTGGTCGACAACGGCCTGTCGCGGCGACGTATCTACCTGCCTCAGTTGGACGACGCCGGCGATCTTCTCGGCGACCGGGGACCGCGCAAACGACCGGGTCCACACCGCCTTCCTCCGAAGGTCGTTGGACGAACCGACTGGCACAACGACTATGCCCAGTTCCTGCTCGATCTGCGCGGGGCGCTGAGCAAGGCGGGCGACGACAAGACACGCGCCGCCACGCTGCGGCGCTTGCGGACGTCACTAAAGACCTAG
- a CDS encoding TAXI family TRAP transporter solute-binding subunit, which produces MKYAKILAATVLLAGTPAMAQQQLSIATGGTGGVYFPMGGGLAEVINNHVDGYAAVAEVTGASAENMGLIATGDSDYALALADVVFQGYSGTGRFEGSQLPMTRALASMYANMIQIVTLEDSGITSLADLAGKRVSVGAPGSGTEINAQTILNANGITYDDIEEQRLNFNETADALRNGDIDAGFWSVGAPTSSILNLATTNAIRILPLSDAEREAAQAESAVMASVDLPGGTYEGLADAVPTLGIPNVLVVSAEMSDDLAYATTKAMFENIEQLQAVHPAANQTTVEFTISATPVPLHPGAIRYYEEIGTEIPDRLRP; this is translated from the coding sequence GTGAAGTACGCAAAGATTTTGGCCGCGACCGTCCTGCTTGCAGGTACGCCCGCGATGGCACAACAGCAGCTTTCGATCGCAACCGGCGGCACCGGCGGTGTCTACTTCCCGATGGGCGGCGGTCTGGCGGAGGTGATCAACAATCATGTGGACGGCTATGCCGCCGTGGCGGAAGTCACCGGCGCTTCGGCCGAAAACATGGGTCTCATCGCAACGGGTGATAGCGACTACGCGCTTGCGCTCGCCGACGTGGTCTTCCAGGGCTATAGCGGGACCGGCCGCTTCGAGGGCAGCCAGCTTCCCATGACCCGGGCGCTGGCCTCGATGTATGCCAACATGATTCAGATCGTGACGCTGGAGGACAGCGGCATCACCTCGCTGGCCGATCTGGCCGGCAAGCGCGTCTCGGTCGGCGCGCCAGGGTCAGGCACCGAGATCAACGCCCAGACGATCCTCAATGCCAACGGCATCACCTACGACGATATCGAAGAGCAGCGGCTGAACTTCAACGAGACGGCCGACGCGCTGCGGAACGGCGACATCGACGCCGGTTTCTGGTCGGTCGGCGCTCCCACCAGCTCGATCCTGAACCTGGCGACCACCAATGCGATCCGCATTCTCCCGCTCAGCGATGCCGAGCGCGAGGCGGCGCAGGCGGAGTCGGCGGTGATGGCCTCGGTCGATCTGCCAGGCGGCACCTACGAGGGCTTGGCCGACGCCGTGCCGACACTGGGTATCCCCAACGTGCTCGTGGTATCCGCCGAGATGTCGGACGATCTGGCCTATGCCACGACCAAGGCGATGTTCGAGAACATCGAGCAGCTGCAAGCCGTACATCCGGCCGCGAACCAGACCACGGTCGAGTTCACCATTTCGGCGACGCCGGTCCCACTGCATCCCGGCGCGATCCGCTACTACGAGGAGATCGGCACCGAGATTCCGGACCGGCTGCGTCCGTGA